The Fusobacterium necrophorum subsp. necrophorum genome includes the window TATAATAGTGTTCCATATTTTGGTCTGTGTAGATTCATTTACAACTCCTTTTAATAAAGTTACAACGGCTACAGAAAACTCATAAATATTTTTATCCATGTATTTTCTCCTTTGGAATGTATATTATTTTTGGAAGTTTTGCTCTCAGTTTTTTCCCCTCTTTGTTTTTAAATTCAATATATTCTACTTGTTTCTCGACACAAATCTCAACATTTTCTAATTTATAAGATTCTATTCCTAAGTAGACACTGAGCTCTTCTAATCCATATTGTAAAGGATGTTGCTCTATGATTTGAGATAAAGTTCTCTCTCCTTTTTCATCAACTTCTTCTTTTATGTTCTCTATTAATATATCTTTATTAATATAAATGTGGGAATATAGCACTTCATCAGAATCCAATGATTCTCCATACTCAATATCTTCATCTCTTAATTCTATTTGTTTAGGTGGTGTGAACAATTTCCGATCAAAAGGTAATTTTAGAGCAGGGCTCACTTCCTCAATTTCAAAAAAAAGCTCTTTTGACAATTTTCCCCTAATTTTAAGAGCGTTCAATTCAATATTCTTTATAATTTGATTGATTCGCCTTTCCTCCTCTCGATAGTTATTATCTACATATCTTTTTAACTGCTCTGACATAACTTCTACATTATTCCAAACATAAATACTAGCATTCAGCCAATCATCAACAATTCTCTCTATTCCACTTTTTATGACAAGTTCTCTAATTTCTTCCAAATTTTTTAATTTTTCAATACTTTCTTCAAAATTAATTTTTGCATCATTTGACATGATGAATTTAAAAAAAGCTTCAAAACTTTTTCCTTGGTCAGATTTATAAATATCATCCTGTTCAGAAAAATATTCTTCAATTAATTCCCCTTTACTTCCCTCCCAACTTGCAATTTTTTCTTGCATAGTTCTATTTAAATTCCGAAAATTTTGTTCTACAGCACGAAAATCAGACAAAATTTCTCTAGACATAGAAGAAGCTTGTAAAAATCGTTCTTTAATTTGAGTAGATTCTAAATTTTTCATTTTTCCTTGCTTTACCAATTCGATTTCTCTTTCAATTTCTAACTTTTTTCTTTCCAATTCTTGGATTTTTAACTCTGGATCCGTTTCTGTCCCTGACAATATTTCATGAAAAAGTCCAAAAATCATCATAAGTCTGGATTCTGTCCCAATAAATTGCTCACTTTTCAAAGATATAATCCAATCAATTGCTTCTTGAGTTGAAGAAGTCAAATCATAATGGATTTCATCACTATTTCTAGGATAAAATCTTCGTAACCAACCAGAACTGTCATCAGACCACTCCACTAGATATTCTTTTGCTTTCTTTTTATTATCTCGAATATAAGGAATTTCTTCCATAAAATCGTCAAGGTGATTCATCAAAATATGTTCAGGAATCTCTCTTTCATTTGTAAAAATAAATTCTTTAAAAAAGAAGGACAAGAAAAAAGGAGCATTGTCTGCAGCCATCAATTTCCAAGCAGGATGAAAACGCCTTAAGCTATGTAAAGAATGATAAGACATATGTTCTATTAAATCGTTTTTCATAGATGTTCTCCTTAAACAATTATTACATCTATAATATCCTAATTTTCTCTTTTATGTCAATATAAAATATTTATAAAAAAACCTTGTTAACTTAAAATCATCGAAATAATATCTTCTCTTTGAAAACAAAATAAAATTAACTGTCTCAAAAAATAAGAATAAAAATCTTATAGAAATCAAAGAGATTTAAAAATTTTCCTTGCTATCAAAGAAAAAATAGAATATACTGATAAAAAGATATAATATATATATGATTTCATAGAGGAATTGTAAAAAAAGAGGTGGCTATATATTTTTTTAGTCTATCTTTTTCTGTGTTTTTTTCTGCTAAAAAAAGAAGAAGAAACGAATAGATTGACTTTCAAAGAACGGATTAGCTCTGTTAGAATAAGATTTTTACGAAGGGAGAGAGAAAGCAAAATGAGAAATCGATTTTTAAAAAAAGCTATAGCGATACTATTCTTAATCTTTCATATGACTGAACTATTTGCAAGCAATCTAATTGTAGACCCAAATGCAAGCCACAATACAAAACTTGATAAATCTAATACAGGAGTACCAATAGTAAATGTATCCACTCCTAATCATCGTGGAATAAGTGTAAATGAATTCTTGGAATATAACA containing:
- a CDS encoding DUF3375 domain-containing protein, translating into MKNDLIEHMSYHSLHSLRRFHPAWKLMAADNAPFFLSFFFKEFIFTNEREIPEHILMNHLDDFMEEIPYIRDNKKKAKEYLVEWSDDSSGWLRRFYPRNSDEIHYDLTSSTQEAIDWIISLKSEQFIGTESRLMMIFGLFHEILSGTETDPELKIQELERKKLEIEREIELVKQGKMKNLESTQIKERFLQASSMSREILSDFRAVEQNFRNLNRTMQEKIASWEGSKGELIEEYFSEQDDIYKSDQGKSFEAFFKFIMSNDAKINFEESIEKLKNLEEIRELVIKSGIERIVDDWLNASIYVWNNVEVMSEQLKRYVDNNYREEERRINQIIKNIELNALKIRGKLSKELFFEIEEVSPALKLPFDRKLFTPPKQIELRDEDIEYGESLDSDEVLYSHIYINKDILIENIKEEVDEKGERTLSQIIEQHPLQYGLEELSVYLGIESYKLENVEICVEKQVEYIEFKNKEGKKLRAKLPKIIYIPKEKIHG